The following proteins are encoded in a genomic region of Hymenobacter siberiensis:
- a CDS encoding MotA/TolQ/ExbB proton channel family protein → MEQKNAMNTSPRPAATAAKAEAQSSGGASLFSVLVIILAYVVSLLIYKFVLGDSSHFQGGNNENNPNPGDYLGVVFKGGFVVPILMSMLLMVITFSIERMLTISKAKGSKSIESFVRTVRQKLNSNDINGALAACDQQKGSVANVVKAGLMKYNEMGRDRSMATDQQILAIQKEIEESTALELPMLEKNLVIISTLASIATLTGLLGTVFGMIRAFAALAQAGTPDAVALANGISEALINTALGIGTSALAIVAYNYFTSKIDELTYSIDEAGFSIIQTFAAQHGNKQNAQTV, encoded by the coding sequence ATGGAACAGAAAAATGCCATGAATACGAGCCCCCGGCCCGCCGCAACGGCCGCCAAAGCCGAAGCCCAAAGCAGCGGTGGTGCCTCGCTGTTCTCCGTCCTGGTTATCATCCTTGCTTACGTTGTCAGCCTCCTCATTTATAAGTTCGTGCTAGGCGACTCAAGCCACTTTCAAGGCGGCAACAATGAGAATAACCCCAACCCCGGCGACTACCTCGGGGTAGTTTTTAAGGGTGGTTTTGTAGTGCCGATTCTGATGTCGATGCTGCTCATGGTTATCACCTTCTCGATTGAGCGGATGCTGACCATCAGCAAGGCCAAAGGCTCCAAGAGCATCGAGAGTTTTGTGCGCACCGTGCGTCAGAAGCTGAACAGCAATGACATCAACGGCGCCCTCGCTGCCTGCGACCAGCAGAAAGGCTCGGTAGCTAACGTGGTGAAAGCCGGCCTGATGAAATACAACGAGATGGGCCGTGACCGCTCGATGGCCACTGACCAGCAAATCCTCGCCATCCAGAAGGAAATCGAAGAAAGCACCGCCCTGGAGCTGCCCATGCTGGAGAAAAACCTGGTTATCATCTCGACGCTGGCTTCTATTGCCACGCTGACGGGTCTGCTGGGCACGGTATTCGGTATGATTCGTGCCTTCGCCGCTCTGGCGCAGGCCGGTACTCCCGATGCAGTAGCTCTGGCAAACGGTATCTCGGAAGCCCTGATTAACACGGCACTGGGTATCGGTACTTCGGCCCTGGCCATCGTAGCCTACAACTACTTCACCAGCAAGATTGACGAGCTGACTTACAGCATTGACGAGGCCGGTTTCAGCATCATCCAAACCTTTGCCGCTCAACACGGCAATAAGCAGAACGCCCAAACGGTTTAA
- the mazG gene encoding nucleoside triphosphate pyrophosphohydrolase has protein sequence MENPTNSPNVLLTSARRPAQLEAFGRLLDVLDRLRTECPWDKKQTLQTLRHLTIEETYEISDAILRDDLPDLKKELGDVMLHLIFYARIAAEKDAFDIADVLNAQCEKLIYRHPHIYGDVQAHDEETVKRNWEQLKLKEKGNTNGVLGGVPTSLPALVKAMRIQEKARGAGFDWEQPEQVWDKVQEELNEFGTEYSHGNPDRMDAEKAADEFGDLLFSLVNFARFAGINPEEALERTNRKFISRFQYLETAAAANNQHLADLSLAQMDVYWEEAKRRPAQPKGTV, from the coding sequence ATGGAAAACCCCACAAATTCGCCTAATGTTCTGCTTACCAGTGCTCGCCGGCCCGCGCAGCTCGAAGCATTCGGCCGCCTGCTCGACGTACTCGACCGCCTCCGCACTGAATGTCCCTGGGATAAAAAACAAACCCTGCAGACCCTGCGGCACCTCACCATCGAGGAAACCTACGAAATCAGCGATGCCATTCTGCGCGACGACCTGCCCGACCTGAAAAAGGAACTGGGCGATGTCATGCTTCACCTGATTTTTTACGCCCGCATCGCCGCCGAAAAAGATGCCTTCGACATTGCCGACGTGCTCAATGCCCAGTGCGAGAAGCTCATTTACCGCCACCCGCACATCTACGGCGATGTGCAGGCCCACGACGAGGAGACGGTAAAGCGCAATTGGGAGCAGCTCAAGCTCAAAGAAAAAGGCAATACCAACGGGGTGCTCGGCGGGGTACCCACTTCCCTGCCTGCGCTGGTAAAGGCCATGCGTATTCAGGAAAAAGCCCGGGGCGCGGGCTTCGACTGGGAGCAGCCCGAGCAGGTATGGGACAAAGTGCAGGAAGAATTAAACGAGTTTGGTACCGAGTACAGCCACGGCAATCCCGACCGGATGGACGCTGAAAAAGCGGCCGATGAATTTGGCGATTTACTCTTTTCGCTGGTCAATTTTGCCCGCTTCGCCGGCATCAATCCCGAAGAAGCACTGGAGCGCACCAACCGCAAGTTTATCAGCCGCTTTCAGTATCTGGAAACGGCCGCTGCCGCCAATAATCAGCACCTCGCCGACCTCTCGCTGGCCCAGATGGATGTGTACTGGGAAGAAGCCAAACGACGCCCTGCTCAACCCAAAGGCACGGTTTAG
- the glmM gene encoding phosphoglucosamine mutase, translating to MTLIKSISGIRGTIGGPVGQGLTPLDVVKYAAAYGTWVKTQNTDSKLIIVGRDARISGDMVSRLVAATLQGLGLDVCDLGLSTTPTVEMAVPAMKAAGGIILTASHNPKQWNALKLLNAIGEFISEADGQQVLASAENEDFDFAPVTKLGQYTTDTTFLEKHIEAILALPLVDVEAIKARNFRVVVDAVNSSGGFAVPQLLEALGVTTIEKLHCEPTGDFAHNPEPLPEHLRDIAKVLEKGGFDLGIVVDPDVDRLALVSENGEMFGEEYTLVAVADYVLQSLGGGNTVSNLSSTRALRDVTEKAGGNYSAAAVGEVNVVTKMKETNAVIGGEGNGGIIYPELHYGRDALVGIALFLTHLAKTGLTVSRLRNSYPSYFISKNKIELTSDINTDDVLAKMEQRYAKQPVNTIDGVKIEFDKEWVHLRKSNTEPVIRIYAESDSNSTADYLAQKIIGDIKEIIAAKA from the coding sequence GTGACTTTAATCAAATCTATTTCCGGTATCCGTGGCACTATTGGCGGGCCGGTGGGCCAGGGCCTCACGCCGCTCGACGTGGTGAAGTATGCCGCCGCGTATGGTACCTGGGTTAAAACCCAAAATACTGATAGCAAGCTGATTATTGTCGGCCGCGATGCTCGGATTTCGGGCGATATGGTGAGCCGCCTGGTGGCCGCTACGCTGCAGGGCCTCGGCCTCGATGTGTGCGACCTCGGCCTGAGCACCACGCCCACCGTGGAAATGGCGGTGCCCGCCATGAAGGCGGCCGGCGGCATTATCCTCACGGCTTCGCACAACCCCAAGCAGTGGAACGCACTGAAGCTGCTGAACGCCATCGGCGAATTTATCTCGGAAGCCGATGGGCAGCAGGTGCTGGCCTCGGCCGAAAACGAGGACTTTGACTTTGCGCCCGTGACCAAGCTGGGCCAGTACACCACGGATACCACTTTCTTGGAAAAGCACATTGAAGCTATTCTGGCGCTGCCGCTGGTGGACGTGGAAGCCATTAAGGCCCGCAACTTCCGGGTGGTGGTGGATGCCGTGAACTCGTCGGGGGGCTTTGCCGTGCCGCAGCTGCTGGAAGCGCTGGGCGTGACGACCATCGAAAAATTGCATTGCGAGCCCACCGGCGACTTTGCCCACAACCCCGAGCCGCTGCCCGAGCACCTGCGCGACATTGCCAAGGTGCTGGAAAAAGGCGGCTTCGACCTCGGCATCGTGGTAGACCCCGACGTGGACCGCCTGGCGCTGGTGAGCGAAAACGGCGAGATGTTCGGCGAAGAATACACGCTGGTGGCCGTGGCCGACTACGTGCTGCAAAGCTTGGGCGGCGGCAATACCGTGAGCAACTTGAGCAGCACCCGCGCCCTGCGCGACGTGACCGAGAAGGCCGGTGGCAACTATTCGGCCGCCGCCGTGGGCGAGGTGAATGTGGTGACGAAAATGAAGGAAACCAACGCCGTAATCGGTGGCGAAGGCAACGGGGGCATCATTTACCCCGAACTGCACTATGGCCGCGACGCCCTGGTTGGCATTGCGCTGTTTCTGACGCACCTGGCCAAAACCGGCCTCACGGTGAGCCGCCTGCGCAACTCGTACCCGAGCTATTTCATCTCGAAAAACAAGATTGAACTGACGTCGGACATCAACACCGACGACGTGCTGGCCAAGATGGAGCAGCGCTACGCCAAGCAGCCCGTGAATACGATTGACGGCGTGAAAATTGAGTTCGATAAGGAGTGGGTGCACCTGCGCAAGTCTAATACCGAACCCGTTATCCGCATCTATGCCGAGTCGGATTCGAACTCTACGGCTGATTATCTGGCCCAGAAAATCATTGGTGATATCAAGGAAATTATCGCCGCAAAGGCGTAG
- a CDS encoding cysteine desulfurase family protein produces the protein MSTISPNAPAFVYFDNAATTPLDPEVLEAMLPFLSQHYGNPSSLHGPGRQVRAAIENARKTVAHLLNAAPAEIIFTSGGTEADNYAAFGSVRTLGLKHAITSPMEHHAVLHPLQVLAKSGEIELHYVKHDAQGTLDLGHLEELLATQSRTFVSLMHANNEIGNLNDIAAIGDICARYDAVFHTDTVQTMGHYRHDVQQLKNHFLVGSAHKFHGPKGVGFIYTRSGLRVSPLIHGGSQERNVRSGTENVYGIVGLVKALEIAVRDLAAHHAQVQALKTRFIEKLRAEVEDVQFNGLSEHADKSLYTVLSVSLPPSAISEMLLFNLDISKVAASGGSACTSGAQAGSHVLEALGCDPGRATVRFSMSKMNTEAEVDYAVAVLAKLYRSVAVQD, from the coding sequence ATGAGCACAATTTCCCCCAACGCGCCCGCTTTCGTTTATTTCGACAACGCCGCTACCACGCCCCTCGACCCCGAGGTGCTGGAGGCCATGCTGCCCTTTCTGAGCCAGCACTACGGCAACCCGAGCAGCCTGCACGGCCCGGGCCGGCAGGTGCGCGCCGCCATCGAGAACGCCCGCAAAACGGTGGCGCACCTGCTGAATGCCGCTCCGGCCGAAATCATTTTCACGAGCGGTGGCACCGAGGCCGACAATTATGCCGCCTTTGGCAGTGTGCGCACACTGGGGCTAAAGCACGCCATTACCTCGCCGATGGAGCACCATGCCGTGCTGCACCCGTTGCAGGTACTGGCCAAAAGCGGCGAGATTGAGCTGCACTACGTGAAACACGACGCGCAGGGAACCCTGGATTTGGGTCACCTGGAGGAGCTGCTGGCCACGCAGTCGCGCACGTTTGTGAGCCTGATGCACGCCAATAATGAAATTGGCAACCTGAATGACATTGCCGCCATTGGTGATATCTGTGCCCGCTACGATGCCGTGTTTCACACCGATACGGTGCAGACGATGGGGCATTACCGGCACGACGTGCAGCAGCTGAAAAACCATTTTCTGGTGGGTTCGGCCCATAAATTTCATGGGCCGAAGGGGGTGGGGTTTATCTACACCCGCAGTGGCTTGCGGGTGAGTCCGCTCATTCACGGCGGCTCGCAGGAGCGCAATGTGCGCTCGGGCACGGAGAACGTATACGGCATTGTGGGCCTGGTCAAGGCGCTGGAAATCGCGGTGCGCGACCTGGCCGCCCACCACGCGCAGGTGCAGGCGTTGAAGACCCGCTTCATCGAAAAGCTCCGCGCCGAGGTGGAGGATGTGCAGTTCAACGGCCTGTCGGAGCACGCCGATAAGAGCCTTTACACGGTGCTGAGCGTGAGCCTGCCACCGTCGGCCATCAGCGAAATGCTGTTGTTCAACCTCGATATCAGCAAGGTGGCGGCTTCGGGGGGCTCGGCCTGCACCAGTGGGGCCCAGGCGGGCTCGCATGTGCTCGAAGCCCTGGGCTGCGACCCCGGCCGTGCCACCGTCCGCTTTTCGATGAGCAAGATGAACACCGAAGCAGAAGTGGACTACGCCGTGGCCGTGCTGGCCAAGCTATACCGGTCGGTAGCAGTGCAGGATTAA
- a CDS encoding IS4 family transposase: MGQALLPFLIMATAAGGLFLYRMLARRVAGTPLADYYASCLLMLKVMTLAVLYPTIFQVQKRGSPTFGVPTTKNPFCPVKQHFAAKITTLLQQAPFVGHLSRQKFVGQFIIDLIKSRNVQFGEVAQHLNDAAKPASNETRIQDFFREVDLNYMLVARLLLSLLPAQGKLRLCLDRTEWDFGQCQVNVLLVTVGTGEVHVPLYWQLLDNRSGNSNAADRIAVLEKCVALLGKDRIGLVVGDREFVGHAWFKWLKDNGLNFVMRVPKHHCLTHADGRRQAVADLGLVPGQVRRFAHVQVDGVWGQAWVKAVAAGEFVYLFATAGLNHLAQLYAKRWTIEQCFQNLKGRGFNLEATHLRCLQKLRKLVALVSLAYAFCLGGGAAAHGGRHPIARKKHGYRAASLARHGLNLLRQLTRPLTWPDDPLARLVETLLNCTTRQLARNQILKIVG, encoded by the coding sequence GTGGGGCAGGCCCTGCTGCCTTTCCTGATAATGGCCACGGCGGCCGGCGGGCTATTCCTCTACCGCATGCTGGCCCGGCGCGTGGCCGGCACGCCCCTGGCCGACTACTACGCCAGCTGCCTGCTCATGCTGAAGGTAATGACCCTGGCCGTACTCTACCCTACTATTTTTCAGGTACAAAAACGGGGCAGCCCGACCTTTGGGGTTCCAACCACCAAAAACCCGTTCTGCCCCGTGAAGCAACACTTCGCCGCTAAAATTACGACGCTTTTGCAACAGGCCCCGTTTGTGGGCCACTTATCTCGCCAAAAGTTTGTGGGCCAGTTCATTATTGACCTGATAAAGAGCCGCAACGTGCAATTTGGCGAAGTGGCCCAGCACCTCAACGACGCCGCTAAGCCCGCCTCGAACGAAACGCGCATTCAGGACTTTTTCCGCGAAGTCGACCTCAATTACATGCTGGTGGCCAGGCTTTTGCTTAGTTTATTGCCTGCGCAGGGCAAGCTGCGTTTGTGCCTGGACCGCACGGAGTGGGACTTCGGCCAGTGCCAGGTCAACGTGCTGCTCGTCACCGTCGGCACGGGCGAGGTCCACGTGCCGCTCTACTGGCAGCTGCTCGACAACCGCAGCGGCAACTCCAACGCCGCCGACCGCATCGCGGTGCTCGAAAAGTGCGTGGCTTTGCTGGGGAAAGACCGCATCGGCCTGGTCGTAGGCGACCGGGAATTTGTCGGCCATGCGTGGTTCAAGTGGCTCAAAGACAACGGACTGAATTTTGTCATGCGCGTGCCCAAGCACCACTGCCTGACCCACGCCGACGGCCGCCGGCAGGCCGTGGCCGACCTGGGCCTGGTGCCGGGGCAGGTGCGCCGCTTCGCCCACGTGCAGGTCGACGGGGTCTGGGGACAGGCCTGGGTCAAGGCCGTGGCGGCGGGCGAGTTCGTCTACCTGTTTGCCACGGCCGGTCTGAACCACCTCGCGCAACTCTACGCCAAGCGGTGGACGATTGAGCAGTGCTTCCAAAACCTGAAAGGCCGGGGTTTCAACCTGGAAGCCACCCACTTGCGCTGCTTGCAAAAGCTGCGCAAACTCGTGGCCCTCGTCAGCCTGGCCTACGCCTTCTGCCTGGGCGGGGGCGCAGCCGCCCACGGCGGCCGCCACCCCATTGCCCGCAAGAAGCACGGCTACCGGGCCGCGAGCCTGGCTCGTCACGGCCTCAACCTCCTCCGCCAACTCACCCGTCCGCTAACCTGGCCCGATGACCCGTTGGCCCGCCTGGTTGAAACGCTGCTAAACTGCACTACGAGACAACTTGCTCGAAATCAAATACTAAAAATAGTAGGGTAG